From Sphingobium amiense, a single genomic window includes:
- a CDS encoding DUF2442 domain-containing protein: MNITDKARTITAVRATGPSSLHLSWSEGTAADLDLGAVLADRAFAALRDPGEFAKVEVGDWGHSLAWPSGAELGADMLWLETLSATGHGDVRAFLEWRLRHALSLSKAADALGVSRRMVAYYSNGEKKVPKPILLACRGWEASNGLYRAA, encoded by the coding sequence ATGAACATCACCGACAAGGCCCGCACCATTACCGCCGTGCGCGCGACCGGGCCGTCATCGCTGCATCTGTCCTGGTCGGAAGGGACGGCGGCTGATCTCGATCTTGGCGCGGTCCTCGCCGATCGCGCCTTTGCCGCGCTGCGCGATCCGGGCGAGTTCGCCAAGGTCGAAGTGGGCGATTGGGGTCATAGCCTGGCCTGGCCTTCGGGTGCGGAGCTGGGCGCGGACATGCTGTGGCTCGAAACGCTGTCGGCAACCGGGCATGGCGATGTGCGCGCCTTCCTCGAATGGCGGCTGCGCCATGCGCTGTCGCTGTCGAAGGCGGCCGATGCGCTTGGCGTCTCGCGCCGCATGGTCGCCTACTACTCCAACGGCGAAAAGAAGGTGCCGAAACCAATCTTGCTGGCGTGCCGGGGCTGGGAAGCCAGCAATGGGCTATACCGGGCCGCCTAA
- a CDS encoding DUF4160 domain-containing protein translates to MVTMFRGPRWKIAVYGRDHGVPHFHIEGPDFRCSVAIASFDVIVGTVSAAVLKDALEWARPNQALLMQTWQELNG, encoded by the coding sequence ATGGTCACGATGTTTCGCGGTCCCCGCTGGAAAATTGCCGTCTATGGCCGCGATCATGGCGTGCCGCATTTCCACATCGAAGGCCCGGATTTCCGCTGCTCGGTGGCGATTGCATCGTTTGACGTGATCGTGGGCACCGTGTCGGCGGCGGTCTTGAAGGACGCATTGGAATGGGCGCGGCCTAATCAGGCTTTGCTCATGCAGACGTGGCAGGAGTTGAACGGATGA